A segment of the Desulfuromonadaceae bacterium genome:
GGCTACGAAAGCAGCAACACCCGGCGTCTGGTGCAGGTGGTCAGAGCTCACGGGACGGAAGCCCTGCATATCGAAAGCGCCGCCGAACTGCCGCTTGACAAGCTGCGCCACTATGCGCGTATCGGCTTGACCGCCGGCGCCTCGACGCCAAAAGAAATTGTCAATGAAATCGAGCGGGTGTTAACCTCTCTACAGGAGCATGATTGTTGAATATTAACGCGTCAAAGCACCATCCTACGTTGGGATTTTTCCTTCCTGAACCGGGGGGAGAGGCACTGCCCCAGGCGTTGCGCCACATCAACCGACCCCTCTACCTGCTGGCACATGATTGTGACATTGAGGTTGTCTCCGGCACAGTCGATGCGCACGCTGCCGATCACCCCTTTACCGGCATGGTCCTCCCCTGCCCGCTTGAGAGTCTCGGTAACCGCGATTTTTGCCGCGATCACCGCCTGCGCTATGCGTACGTGGGCGGGTCGATGGCCAAAGGGATCAGTTCGGTCGCAATGGTCGAGGCGCTGGCCGAGGCGGGCATGCTCGGTTTCTTCGGCGCCGCCGGGCTGTTGCCGGAGACGGTTGAAGAAGCCATCAATCAACTGCAAAGCCGGGTCACATCGGGGGGCTACGGATTCAACCTGATCCACAGTCCCAATGAACCGGAACTGGAAAATGCGCTGATCGACCTTTATTTGCGGCGCGGGGTGACACTGATCGAAGCCTCGGCGTTTCTCGATCTGACCTTGCCCCTGGTTCGCTACCGTACGCACGGCATTTACCGCGATGCCAACGGTTGCATCATCACCCCGAACCGGATCATTGCTAAAATTTCTCGTGAAGAGGTCGCCGCCAGGTTCTTTGCCCCACCACCGGAGCGTTTTTTGCATGAGCTGGTCGCAACACGTCAGTTGACAGCCGAACAGGCACAGTGGGCAACACAGATTCCGATGGCGCAGGATGTGACCGTCGAAGCCGACTCCGGCGGGCATACCGACAACCGTCCGGCACTGGCATTGTTCCCGACCATTCAGGCACAAAAAAACTGCTGTCAAAACAGCTATAATTATCCGCAACCGTTGCGCCTCGGGCTGGGCGGCGGTATCGCCACCCCCGCTGCAGCTGCCGCGGCGTTTGCGCTGGGAGCAGACTATCTGGTCACCGGCACGGTCAATCAGGCCTGCATCGAGTCAGGAACGTGCGACGAAGTGCGCCAGATGCTGGCCGAAACCCGTCAGGCCGATGTCACCATGGCCCCGTCCGGCGATATGTTTGAAATGGGGGTCAAGGTACAGGTCATCAAACGCGGCACGATGTTTTCGATGCGCGCTGCCAAGTTGTATGAACTTTACCGCAGCTATAACAGTATTGAGGAGCTGCCCGCTGAAGAACGGCTGAAGCTCGAAAAAACGATCTTTCGCAAGGATCTCGATCAGGTCTGGGAAGAAACCCGCAGTTTCTTTGACCATCGCGACCCACGCCAGCTGGCCAAGGCCGAACGCGATCCGAAATACAAACTGGCGCTGGTCTTTCGCTGGTATTTGGGGCAATCACCGGTGTGGGCCAATCGGGGCGAAACGACGCGAAAACTCGATTACCAGATCTGGTGCGGTCCGGCGATGGGCGCCTTCAACGAATGGGTTAAGGGGTCGCTACTTGATCCTCCCGCGCAGCGGCGGGTCGCTACAGTGGCATGGAATATTCTTTTTGGGGCGGCGGTTTTGATCCGCGCCAATCAACTTAAACTTCAAGGGGTTCGTCTCGACGCTGAGGCAACACTCGTAGCTCCCCTTGAAATCGACCACATCAAGGAGTTTCTCAGTTGAAGGATAACAGCGGAGAACAAAACATTCAGTCGGCAGCAACAGCGCCGCTGGCCATTGTCGGGATCGGCTGCCTCTTTCCCCAGGCAGGAGACCAAGGGACATTCTGGACCAATATCAAAAACGGTGCCGATGCCATCACCGAGGTTCCCGCAACCCACTGGCGTTCCGACGATTATTTCGATCCGAACCCCAAAACCCCGGACAAGGTGTACGCCAGATGCGGCGGTTTCCTCTCCCCGGTCGACTTTAACCCGCGGGAATACGGCGTGCTGCCAAACGCGCTGGAAGCGATCGACACCTCGCAGCTGCTCGGTCTGGTCGCCGTCGATCAGGCGTTGCAGGATGCCGGCTACACCCGCGAGAAAGACTTCGATCGCGAACGGGTCAGTGTGATTCTCGGTGTCACCGGCACCTTGGAGCTGGTCGTGCCGCTCGGTGCACGTCTCGGTCATCCACGCTGGCGTGAAGCGCTTAAAGATGCCGGAATCGCCGATGCCATCGCGGCAGATGTCATGCAGCGCATCAGTGATTCATACGTCCCCTGGCAGGAAAATTCCTTCCCCGGACTGCTTGGCAATGTGGTCGCCGGACGGATCAGCAAACATTTTGACTTCGGCGGCACCAACTGTGTCGTTGATGCGGCGTGCGGCAGTTCTCTGGGCGCACTTAACCTTGCCGCGCTCGAACTCGCTGCGGGCAAGACGGACATGGTGATCACCGGCGGGATCGACACATTCAATGACATCTTCATGTACACCTGTTTCAGCAAGACTCCAGCGCTCTCCCCCTCCGGGCACGCTCGCTCCTTCTCCGCCGAGGCCGATGGCACCACCCTGGGGGAAGGGTTGGGAATCGTCGTTATCAAGCGACTGGCCGATGCCGAACGTGACGGCGACAAAATCTACGCCCTCATTAAGGGGATCGGTTCATCCAGTGACGGGCGCGGGGTTGCCATCTATGAGCCAAGTGCTGAAGGGCAACAAAAAGCACTCCGGCGTGCCTATGAGCAGAGCGGTGTCGACCCGCGCACCATCGAACTGATTGAAGCCCACGGCACCGGCACCAAGGTCGGTGATACCGTCGAAGTCTCTGCCTTGAAAGAGGTTTTCGGCACGGCGGATTTCCCCTGGTGTGCGATCGGTTCGATCAAATCGCAGATCGGTCACACCAAGGCCGCAGCCGGTTCCGCCGGACTGATCAAGGCAGCACTGGCGCTCTACCACAAAACGCTGCCACCAACGATCAAGGTTACCCGCCCCCAGGACATCATCAGCGCCGCACATTCGCCATTCTACATCAACACCACAGCGCGTCCGTGGATTCCGCTGGGCGATTATCCGCGCCGCGCCGGAGTCAGTGCGCTCGGTTTTGGCGGTAGTAACTTCCACTGCCTGCTCGAAGAGCATCACGCCCTCAAGACTGTGGCTGACTGGCAGGGCGATGTCCAGCTCGTCGCCTTCAGTGGTCCCGATGAGGCCACCCTGGAAAAGGCGCTGGAAGCGTTTCCGACCAGCGGGGCATGGAGCGACCTGCGCCTGGCGGCGGCCCACAGTCGCCGTCAATTCGATTCACGGCAGACCTGTCGTCTGATTCTGGTGCTGGAACAGGCCCAGGCACAACCCGCCGCGCAGATTCAGGGAGCCCTGACCATGTTGCGCACCCATTGTGGGCACGACGCGTGGCACACGCCGGACGGCAGCTTTTTTGCCCGGAGCGAAATCGGCGGCCAGCTGGCGATGCTCTTCCCTGGTCAAGGGGCGCAATATCCGGGAATGCTGAAAGATATGGCGCTGCAATTTCCAGAATTTCTCGACACATTCACCGCTGCCGATCGGGCCTTCACGACCAACAGCGACGGAAAGCACGGGCGACTGACAGAGCTGGTCTATCCGCGCACCAGCTTTGATCAGGCTGGCGCTGAGCGGAATCACGCAAAACTTCAGGCAACGGAGGTTGCGCAACCCGCCCTCGGTGCGGTCAGCCTCGCTGCACGCAATGTGCTGGCCACTTTCGGCGTGGTGCCCGACGCTTATGCCGGACATAGCTACGGCGAACTGACGGCACTCTGCTGCGGCGGTTATTTTGACAGCGCCACCTTGCACGGTCTGTCCCATCTGCGCGGTGCATTAATGGCCGACGGGGAAGGCGATCGCGGTTCAATGTTGGCGGTTTCCGCTCCCCTTGCACAGCTTGAAGGGTTCCTTGCCGATTCCGGATTGCCCCTGGTTATAGCCAACCGCAACACCCCTGAACAGGGCGTTCTTTCCGGTACGACAAAAGATATCGAGCAAGCGGCAGCACTCCTTGACGCCCAGGGCATAAGCTACAAGCGCCTCGCGGTTGCGGCAGCCTTCCATAGTGAACTGGTGGCCGCCGCCGCAGAACCGTTCGGCACGCGCTTGAACGCGATTGCATTCAGTCGGCCGGCCACTCCGGTTTATGCCAACACCACCGGCGCGCCCTACGCGCAAAATCCCGACGAAGTACGGCAGCTGCTGGCTCGGCAGTTGGCCTGCCCGGTCGATTTCGTCGCCGAGATCGAGGCTATGTACGCCGCCGGTACGCGCATCTTCCTGGAGGTCGGCCCCGGTGCCCGCCTGACCGCGATGGTCAGGGCCATCCTCGCTGAACGCCCCCATCAGGCTTTCGCTCTCGATGCCTCCAACGGCAAGCGTTCGGGAATCTGTGATCTGGGCCGCGCGCTGGCACAACTGGCGACACTCGGTCACCCGGTCGATCTGAACCGCTGGGATGAGGGCTATGCCACCCTGCGCCAATCGCGCCCGGAACAGAAACGTGGCATAACCGTCTCGTTGACTGGTGCCAACCATTTCAAGGCCCCGCCCAAACGACCGGCGCTGCCACAATCGGCAACCAACGCCGGTGCGCCCGCGCCGACGTCCGCGGCAGACGCAGCCCCCTTTGTCAAAGCTGCCGTTGCGGCGCCCGACCAGCCAGCGGTCATTGCCGATAACGCTTCGCTGCATACCGCCCTGCAACTAACCCAACAGAGCTTCCAGGCATTGCAAACGCTGCAAGAACAGACCGCGCGCCTCCATCAGCAGTTTTTGTCCGGGCAGGAATCGGCGGCGCGCTCCTTTCTCCAGCTGGTTGAGCAACAGAATCAGTTGTTGCACGGACAACAGCCTCCGTTCAGCTCGACAGCGCCGAGCGTACCGACCGCGCCACCGCTCCAGGCACCGCCCGCAGCTACGCTTGCGGCAGCGGCCGCCGCTGACACCACTGCCGTTTCTTCGGTCGCCCAACATCCCCCGGTTGCGCTTGATCGCACGGAGATTGCCGCCACGCTACTCGCGGTGATTGCGGAGAAAACCGGCTATCCGGAAGAGATGCTCGATCTGGAGATGACCCTCGATACCGACCTCGGGATCGATTCAATCAAGCGGGTGGAAATCCTTTCCGCCCTGCAGGAAAAACTCCCTGATGCTCCGTCGGTCAAACCGGAAAATCTCGGTGTCTTGCAGACCCTTGGTCAGATCGTCGCCCACCTGGCGGCTGGAAGAGTGGACGCTGCGGCAACGCGGCAGACCATCCCGCAGGTGCTCGACAGTAACCGGGTCGCAACCGTCCTGCTCAGCGTCATTGCCGAAAAGACCGGTTATCCGCTGGAGATGCTGGAGCTGGAGATGGCGCTCGACACCGATCTGGGGATCGATTCAATCAAGCGGGTGGAAATCTTGTCCGCCTTACAGGAACAACTGCCCGATGCTCCGGCAGTCAAACCCGAAGACCTCGGCGTGCTGCAAACCCTCGGTCAGATTGTCACCCACTTGAGCGCAGCAAGCGGGAGAAGCTCGGCGCCGCAACCGGTCGCGAGCGCGACCGGCCCGCTCAACCGGGAGGTTGTTGCCACCGCACTGCTCAACGTTATTGCCGAAAAAACCGGTTATCCGCTGGAGATGCTGGAACTGGAGATGGCGCTCGATACCGATCTGGGGATCGATTCGATTAAACGCGTCGAAATCCTTTCTGCCTTACAGGATCAGTTGCCGGGAGCACCCGCTATCAAGCCCGAACACCTCGGCACCTTGCAGACGGTCGCCCAGATTGTCGATTTTCTGGCCAGCGTTTCCGGGGCTGCCGAACCGGCACCGCAACCGGGAGCGCCTTTTGAACTCCCCTCGGTGGAGAGCGGGATTGAGCGTAAGGTCCTTAAAGCTGTGCCGTTGCGCACCACAGGGAGGCGCGAACCGATACAACTGCCGCAAAGCAGCGTCGTCTGGGTCAGTGATGATGGCAGCGCGCTGACGACCGCGATCTGTCAGCAACTGAACGCCCGGCAGTTGAACGCACAAAAAATCAGCATCGATCAGCTCTCCAGCCTCCCTCCTGCGGAGCAACTGTCCGGGCTGATTATCCTGACGCCGCAGTCCGGTGCCAGTGCAGCGTTTCTGCAGCAAGCGTTTCAACTGCTGCAACTGGCGGAGCCGGGACTCAAGCTTTGCGCCGACCAGGGGGGAGCGATTCTGGCCACGGTTTCACGGCTGAACGGCCACTTTGCCCTGCCCGGTGGCGGGCCGGTCAGCGACCCCCTCTCGGGGGGGCTGGCCGGACTTGCCAAAACCGCCGGACACGAGTGGCCGACAGTCAGTTGCAGAGCTTTCGACCTGGCGACCGACCTGGAAGATGTCGAGCAAACGGCGCAAGCACTGCTTGCCGAACTGCTGGTCGAGGGTCCGCAGGAAGTCGGCTTCACCCCTGATGGACGTATCACCCTCAGTCTGACCGAAGAGTCACTCGTCGGCGAAACACACGATTCACCGGTCGGCTACGGTGATGTCGTCGTCATCAGTGGCGGCGCACGCGGGGTGACCGCCGAAGTCGCGGTGGCTTTGGCCGCTGCAAGCCACGCCACCTTGCTCCTGTTGGGACGCAGCGCCGCAGCGCACGATGAACCGGTCTGGCTCGACGGGCTGAACAGCGAAGGTGACATTAAAAAGGCGCTTATCGCCAACAGTCACGGACCACTTAAGCCCAAAGAAGTCGGCCAGCAATATCAGCAAGTTCTTGACCAGCGCGAAATCCGCAATACCTTGCGCCGCATCAAGGAAGCGGGCGGTCAACCGATCTATCGCTGCGTCGATCTGCGCGACGCCGCTGCCGTCGCTCCGGTGATCAACGCTATCCGCGAAGAATACGGCCCGATCAAAGGGCTGATCCATGGGGCAGGTGTGCTGGCGGACCGGCTGATCAAGGACAAGACCACCGAACAGTTTAGCCAGGTGGTCGCTACCAAGGTGGCGGGACTTGAAAATCTGCTGGCGGCATTGACCGGGGAGAAGCTGCGCTTTATGGTGATGTTCTCGTCATCCACCGGTCGTTTCGGGCGGACCGGTCAGATCGACTACGCCGTCGCCAACGAGGTCCTTAACAAGATGGCTCAGCAACAGGCCGCCCGGCGCCCTGACTGCCGCGTACTGTCTTTGAACTGGGGTCCGTGGGATGGTGGGATGGTCACCCCCGCGCTGAAAAAGATCTTTGCCGAAGAGGGGATCGCGGTGATCGACTTGCAGGCCGGAGCGCACTATCTGGTCGAGGAAATTTCCACCCCGCCCGGCGGCCCGGTTGAGCTGGTCATCCTCGGCGGTCGCCAGGCGGCCAGTGATACAAACAAGGTGTCAACCCATGAAAATATTTATGTCTCCAAGGCTTTCGATCTGGAAATCTCCATCGCGAACTTCCCGTTCCTGGCGTCCCATGTGATCGATGGAAAAGCGGTTTTGCCGATGGCAATGATTATCGAATGGATGGCCCACGGTGCCATTCACAATAATCCGGGATTGCGTTTTCACGGCTTCAACGATCTGCGCATCCTGAAAGGAGTGACACTTGAAGATGGACAGATCCATACCCTTCAGGTAACCACCGGCAAGGCGTTCAAGAGCGGCGGCGTGCATGTCGTGCCGGTCGAACTTTCCGGGGTTACGGCAGCCGGTCAGTACTTTATCCACTCCCGCGCCCGCATGGTGCTGGCAGCCAAGCTCCCGGAAGCCAAAGTCGCTGCCGAGCGTCAGGAGGCATTGGCCGTTTATGCCCACCCGGTGAGCGAAATCTACCACACGGGTCGCCTTTTTCATGGTCCGGCTTTTCACAGTATTCGTGAAGTTATCGGCTGTTGCGCTGACGGCATTGCCTCCCTGGTGCGCCCGGCGCCCCTGCCGTCCGAATGGATTAATCAGCCGTTGCGCAACACCTGGCTGGCTGATCCTCTCGCGCTTGACAGCAGCTTTCAGTTGATGATCCTCTGGAGTTTTGAACGTTACCAGGCGGCCTCCCTGCCGGTCTTTGCCGGACGTTATCGCCAGTACCAGGATAAATTCCCGACCACCGGGGTTGAAGTCCGGATCACGGTTACCCATCAGAGTGCCGACAAGGCGGGGGCGCAAATTGACTTTGTCGATCCCGCCGACAGTACCTTGATCGCGCGTATCGAAGAATATGAATGTGTGATCGATGCGTCGTTAAATGCAAGCTTCCAGCGAAATAAGTTGCGGGGAGCCGCCTGAGCATGAAGCACGGAAAATCTGTTGCAATTGTCGGGGTCGGCGGCATTTTTCCCATGGCGCCGACCCTGGGTCGTTTCTGGGAGACAATCACCGCCAATATCAGCACCTCGCGTCAACCGCCGCAAGGGCGCTGGTTGCTCGACGCCGATGAAATTTTTGCTCCGACGGTCGGCGCGCAGGACAAGATCTACTCTAAAAAAGGGTGTTTTATTGACGACGAGGACGCACTGAGCGCAAGCGCCGGTCTCACGATCGACGCCGATTTTCTGTCCGGGCTTGATCCACTTTTCCATTTATTGCTGCGCACCGGTCACCAGGCGTTCAGTGATTCCCGCACCGACCACCTCGACCGTCAGCGGGTCGGTGTTATCATCGGCAACCTCGCCCTGCCGAGTGAATATTCCTCGACCCTGGCGCGCGACTATCTGGGCCGCACCTTTACAGAACAGCTGCCGGGCATCGGCGCTCCCCCCCGACTGCCAGGCGTTAACCCGCTGAATCGTTACGTCGCCGGCCTCCCTGCCGGCATCCTCGCCAAGGCGCTCAATCTTGGCGGCACCTGCTATACCCTCGACGCGGCCTGCGCCTCATCGCTCTACGCCGTCAAGCTGGCGATGGACGAATTGCTGTCAGGGCGCGCCGATGCCATGCTCACCGGCGGGCTGTCGCGGCCGGACTCCCTGTATACGCAAATGGGTTTCTCCCAGCTGCACGCCCTCTCCCCCTCTGGCACCTGTTCCCCTTTCGATCGTAACGGTGACGGTCTGGTGGTTGGGGAAGGGAGCGGCATGTTTTTACTCAAGCGGACCGCCGACGCGGTGCGCGACGGTGACCACATCTACGCCGTCATTCGCGGCATCGGTCTCTCTAACGATCTCGGCGGCACCCTGCTCGCCCCGGCTTCCGAGGGGCAATTGCGGGCGATGCGCGCCGCCTACAAGCAGGCCGGCTGGTCCCCCGCCGATGTGGATCTGATCGAGTGTCATGCGACCGGAACCCCGGTCGGCGATGTCGTTGAATTTGCGAGTCTGAAAAACCTGTGGGGTGATTCCGGCTGGAAAGCGGGGCAGTGTGTCATCGGCTCGGTCAAATCGAATATCGGACATCTGCTCACCGCCGCCGGTTCCGCCGCACTGATGAAGGCCCTGCTGGCGATCAAGGAACGCACCCTGCCACCGACCGCCAATTTTACCCATCCGGCCAAAGGGATCGATTTGGATGCAAGTCCGTTTAAGATTCTGTCACACACCCAGGACTGGAAAGCGCGCAAGAAAGGGCAACCCCGCCGGGCAGCGGTCAGTGCTTTTGGCTTCGGCGGCATCAACGCCCATCTGCTGATCGAAGAATGGATTCCACATCGACCGGAAAAAAGTTCCGTCGCCTACCTCCCATCATCGCAGAAAAAACAGCAACCGATCGCCATTGTCGGCATCGGTGCGCATTTTGGTGCGTGGGATTCCCTTGACACCTTGCGCAGTCGCCTGCTCGGTAGCAGCGCCGCGGTCGAACCAACCTCGCCAGCCCGCTGGTGGGGGGCCGACCAAAGTTGCTGGTTTGCCGACGCAGGCTTGAACAAGACCGATTTCAAAGGTTTTTTTACCAACAAAGTGCAGGTCAAGGCGGGGACCTTCCGCATCCCGCCCAAGGAAATTAAAGACATGCTGCCGCGCCAGTTGTTGATGCTCAAAGTCGCGGACGAAGCCCTGCAAGATGCCGGGATAAAGAACGAGGAACTGCTCTTCACCGGCGTCTTCATCGGCGCCGGACTCGATCTGAACGCCACCAATTTCAGCTTCCGCTGGTCGATCCAGAAACTGGCGCCACAGTGGGCAAAGGAATTACAGCTTGATCTGTCTGCTGCCGAGATGGCGGCATGGGTTGACGCCCTGCGGGAGTCAGCCGGTCCCCCGCTGAGCGCCAACCGGGTGATGGGCGCTCTGGGCAGCGTTGTGGCCAGCCGGGTCGCCAAGGAATTCAAAGTCGGTGGTCCCAGCTTCACCATTGCGAATGAAGAAAATTCCGGATTACGAGCGCTTGAGGTCGGCGTTCGGGCACTTCAGGAAGGTTCCATCAACCGGGCCATTGTCGGAGCCGTCGATATGGCCGGTGATCTGCGTGCCGTGCTTGGCCAACATGCTGCCTGGCCCTTTTCGCGCAGCGGAACGGTACGCCCCTTCGATAAAGATGCTGACGGCACGGTGGTCGGCGAGGGAGCGGCCGCCGTCATCCTCAAGCGCCTTGACGATGCCCGCCAGGACGGTGACCGGATCTACGCCGTCATCGGGGGAATCGGCAGCGCTGTCGGCGGAGAGGCGGAATCAACCAGCCCGGAGCAGCAAGCCTATACCCGCGCCATTGAACACGCCGTTAACGAGGCGGGCGTTCGCCCGGAAAGTGTGAGTTACCTCGAAACCGACGGCAGCGGCCTGGCGCGCCATGACGAACTCGAAGCCAACGCTCTCGGCGCTTTTTTCGGGACGACGCAGAACGCGAATCCCTGCTATATCGGCAGCGCCAAGGGGGATGTCGGCCACGCAGGGGCGGCGGCAGGGTTGGTGTCACTGATAAAAGCAGCGCTGTGTCTCGATCAGAAAATCCTTCCGCCGCTACGCAACGTACAGACATTGCGCTACAACTGGGTACGGGGGAAACGCAACTTTGTTGCTCCCGAATCCGCCCGCTTCTGGCTGCGCAATCGGGCCGAGGGACCACGGCGGGCGCTGGTCAGTGGCCTCGGCAGTGACGGCAGCTGCTCACAGGTGATCCTCGAAGGGATCGATGACACCTCCAGCAGGGTGAGATCGCTCCCTGTCGCGCGTCCGCTCGGTGCCCTTGATGAAGGTCTTTTCGCGCTGACAGCAGATGATGTTGCCGGGCTGCTGGCCCTGATCAGTCGCCTTCAGCAGTTCGCAGCACTGGCTCCCGAGGGCACTATCGACCAGCTGGCAGCACAGTGGTATCACGAAGTCGGCCTCGCTCACCACCACCGGTTATGTGTGGCACTGGTGGTCACTGACCGCACGGAGTTATTTGAACACCTTGAGCAGGCGGCGCTGGCACTGCGCGACAACCCGGACGGTGCGCTGGGCGGAAGCGCGCCCCCCGCTCTTGCCGCGACCCGTGATCGGCTTTTTTACACCCCCCGACCGCTGGCACCCGAAGGGAAGGTAGCCTTTGTCTTCCCCGGCTCCGGCAATCATTTTGCCGGAATGGGGTGCGAACTCTCCGCCCGCTGGCCGGCAATCTATCGCCGCCAGGACAGTGGCAGCGAGTTTCTGGCCCGTCAGTTTTTGCCCGAGCACTTCTGGAAAGCGGTGCTCGCCGAAGCGGTACACGACAACCATAACGCCCTGGTGATCGGTCAGGTTGCCGTCGGCACCGCAATCAGCGATCTGGTACGCAGTTTCGGTATTGAACCGCAGGCGGTGAGCGGCTACAGTCTCGGCGAATCAGCGGGTCTCTTCTCCCTCCAGGCCTGGAAAGATCGTGACGGCATGGCGCGGCGACTTGCAGAATCCCCTCTCTTTACCGAGGAGCTGGCCGGTCGCTGTACAGCGGCCCGCAAAGTCTGGAACCTGCATCGCGATGAGTCCGTCGACTGGGTACTCGGTATTGTCGATGTTCCCGCCGACCGGGTGCGGCAGGCACTGATCAACAAAAACCGCGCTTATCTGTTGATCGTCAATACTCATCGGGAGTGCGTTATTGGTGGTGATCGCCGTCAGGTTGAAGCGCTGGCACGCGAGGTCAACGGCCACTTTTTTCCGTTGCGGGGGGTCACCACGGTCCATTGTGAAGTCGTCGCACCGGTGGCAAAAGCGTACCGCGAGCTGCATCTCTTTCCGGTTAGCGCACCACCGGGGATCGATTTTTACAGTTGCGCACG
Coding sequences within it:
- a CDS encoding type I polyketide synthase; translated protein: MKHGKSVAIVGVGGIFPMAPTLGRFWETITANISTSRQPPQGRWLLDADEIFAPTVGAQDKIYSKKGCFIDDEDALSASAGLTIDADFLSGLDPLFHLLLRTGHQAFSDSRTDHLDRQRVGVIIGNLALPSEYSSTLARDYLGRTFTEQLPGIGAPPRLPGVNPLNRYVAGLPAGILAKALNLGGTCYTLDAACASSLYAVKLAMDELLSGRADAMLTGGLSRPDSLYTQMGFSQLHALSPSGTCSPFDRNGDGLVVGEGSGMFLLKRTADAVRDGDHIYAVIRGIGLSNDLGGTLLAPASEGQLRAMRAAYKQAGWSPADVDLIECHATGTPVGDVVEFASLKNLWGDSGWKAGQCVIGSVKSNIGHLLTAAGSAALMKALLAIKERTLPPTANFTHPAKGIDLDASPFKILSHTQDWKARKKGQPRRAAVSAFGFGGINAHLLIEEWIPHRPEKSSVAYLPSSQKKQQPIAIVGIGAHFGAWDSLDTLRSRLLGSSAAVEPTSPARWWGADQSCWFADAGLNKTDFKGFFTNKVQVKAGTFRIPPKEIKDMLPRQLLMLKVADEALQDAGIKNEELLFTGVFIGAGLDLNATNFSFRWSIQKLAPQWAKELQLDLSAAEMAAWVDALRESAGPPLSANRVMGALGSVVASRVAKEFKVGGPSFTIANEENSGLRALEVGVRALQEGSINRAIVGAVDMAGDLRAVLGQHAAWPFSRSGTVRPFDKDADGTVVGEGAAAVILKRLDDARQDGDRIYAVIGGIGSAVGGEAESTSPEQQAYTRAIEHAVNEAGVRPESVSYLETDGSGLARHDELEANALGAFFGTTQNANPCYIGSAKGDVGHAGAAAGLVSLIKAALCLDQKILPPLRNVQTLRYNWVRGKRNFVAPESARFWLRNRAEGPRRALVSGLGSDGSCSQVILEGIDDTSSRVRSLPVARPLGALDEGLFALTADDVAGLLALISRLQQFAALAPEGTIDQLAAQWYHEVGLAHHHRLCVALVVTDRTELFEHLEQAALALRDNPDGALGGSAPPALAATRDRLFYTPRPLAPEGKVAFVFPGSGNHFAGMGCELSARWPAIYRRQDSGSEFLARQFLPEHFWKAVLAEAVHDNHNALVIGQVAVGTAISDLVRSFGIEPQAVSGYSLGESAGLFSLQAWKDRDGMARRLAESPLFTEELAGRCTAARKVWNLHRDESVDWVLGIVDVPADRVRQALINKNRAYLLIVNTHRECVIGGDRRQVEALAREVNGHFFPLRGVTTVHCEVVAPVAKAYRELHLFPVSAPPGIDFYSCARGERYPLTTDNAADVILAQALTTVDYTRVIKRAYADGVRIFLEMGPGNSGSRMISSILEGQPHLARAACYPGPPPTSLILRLLANCLAERVPVNLAALYPETVRSIAPPAGAYIETTIGGTPFTPAPPPQPSPPATATEPFATTESLSASSAVPDPASAPSATPLVAQLAASGALNAQTHGAYLNFATTMEQILTANIHRQLTLLQQLAANGATLPQLESLDFTAPGITPQAPVFTPLAPRNTPVPPTAAQPPLFDRAQCMEFAIGSCAAVLGPEFAEVDSYPTRVRLPDEPLMLVDRIMAVEGEPRSMTHGRVITEHDVTADRWYLDGGRMPTCIAVEAGQADLFLSGYLGIDLISKGQAVYRLLDAVVTFHRTLPVPGDVIRYDISIDEFFRQDQTYLFRFNFEGTVNGEPLLSMRNGVAGFFTAQELAAGQGIVHTQLDLLPQPGTRPADWSELVPLAAEAYNEDQVAAIYAGDLATAFGAPFRTLPLTRPYTLPGGYLKLVDRVIELDPQGGRYGLGLIRAEMDIHPDAWFLTSHFCDDHVMPGTLMYECCMHTLRIYLLRMGWVGAAGSTWCEPLPGVNSGLKCRGQVVETTRTVTYQVSIKELGYAPEPFAIGDALMFADGKPIVEIPNMSLRLAGLTREKVERWWAQNTPEIPETAAKQVLYGDDKILAYAIGKPSEAFGEPYRIFDQQRKIARLPGPPFQFLDRITAVSGEAFKLVAGATCTAEYDVPPDAWYFSAGRQPEMPFSILLETGLQPCGWLAAYLGSALTSQTDLKFRNLDGNAIQQRPVTPQTGTLTTQVQITRIASSGGMIIQNYDFTISDQHGPVYTGDTVFGFFSAESLAQQVGVRDAQPYAPAAVEADRAEQFDYPRAAPFPKTQLRMIDRVEQFIADGGPHGLGFIRGSKRVDADEWFFKAHFYQDPVCPGSLGLESFLQLLKVVAAKRWNVTAASIFTTPVCGEKHRWNYRGQIVPQNNLVLVEALVTAVDDAQQQLTANGYLSVDGKIIYQMNDFKLRLQPSFENPA